The sequence taaaatgtatctcATTTTGAGGTGAAGAAAGCATGTTGCTCAAGTCGCTGTGTTTCTCCAAACTTTCACTCTATCGCCTCTGCTTTTTATCAGACTTGTACAACATGTTCTTGTCAACCTTGAATAACATGATACATACTTTACTTTAATTGTGGTCATGCCAATGAAGAACATTTGAATCTAAATGTAAGACATGGGCCCACTTTAaggcctgtttttgttttccacagtgGTTCTGACATAATTATTGTGGCTTTTCTACTCTGTGCAGTCTTGCCCCCGTGAGTGTCCATGCAGCCTTCGACAAAGCCGCACATTACTTTGGGATGAAGCTTGTTCACATCCCCCTTGACAAGAAAACTATGAAAGTAGATGTGAAGGTGAGAATACAGTATACAAAAACAATCTGTACCGCTTGACTGCTGTTCTTATACACTGTTTATTCCCATATTGTTTCTTCTCTTTAGGCTATGAAGAGAGCCATCAACAAGAACACCGCCATGCTCGTGTGTTCAGCGCCTCAGTTTCCTCATGGAATCATTGATCCTGTCGAGGAAGTCGCAAAGGTCAGAcgtgaaacattttttccactGAACAGTTCCTGAAATGAAAACGTGTAAGTTAAATCTGACACTTTCCCTCTGTGTTCTAGCTTGCTGTACGCTACAAGATCCCGATGCATGTGGATGCCTGTCTGGGAGGTTTTCTCATAGTCTTCATGACCAAGGCTGGTTTCCCACTTGCTCCATTTGACTTCAGGTTAAAAGGTGTTACCAGCATCTCTGCTGACACCCACAAGGTAAAGAGTGTTTTCTTATTCTCTTTTAATGCTTTAAGCTAGCTGACTTGCTCTTTTCTCACCAGGTTATTCTTCtaacctgaaaaacacaaatgcaaggtttatttaaaaagttacaacatctaattaaaaaaaatcctggaaaTAGACATGTAATCTTGTAATTTAAAGACTAATGCTTAATCTTAACTGTCTCTAGGCCATACTTTTATAgtattttaatttcatattgtgtgtgtgtgtgtgtgtgtgtgtgtgtgtgctcgtgctACTACATTCCTCTCCAGTATGGTTACGCCCCCAAAGGTTCCTCAGTGATCCTCTACAGTGATAAAAAGTACCGCCACTACCAGTACTTTGTAGCACCAGACTGGCAGGGTGGAATCTACGCCTCGCCCTCTATTGCGGGCTCAAGGCCGGGAGGAATCATTGCCGCCTGCTGGGCGACCATGATGCACATGGGAGAGAGTGGCTATGTAGAGGCCACTAAGAAGATCGTCAGCACGGCACGCAAGATGGGAAACGAGTAAGACACTTACGCTTGTGGACACCAAGGTCACGATGTCTCAAACTTTCATTTCATACATCATGATTTATTTCATCACCTTCAACGTGTAACTTTGTTCTTTCACTGACAGAATCCGCAAGATAaacggtgtgtttgtgtttgggaaTCCAGAGGTGTCGGTGGTGGCAATaggttcagatgtttttgatattttccGTCTGTCTAATGCACTGACGTCAAAGGGCTGGAATCTGAACACACTGCAGTACCCGTCCAGGTAcgtatgtaaaaaaataataatcatttaaaaatgtggtGTTGTGGATCAAGTTGGGAGTGTAACAAGTGTACAATCGCTTCTTTCACAGCATCCACATTTGTTGCACCGTCCTGCACACACAGCCGGGCGTCGCTGACCAGTTTATTAATGTAGTCAGAGAGCAGGTTGCCATCATCATGAAGAACCCCAAAGAGAAAACCACAGGAATGGTGAGTCAGCTCTGCATACCCACACGGAATATACATCatactgtttaatatttatatggTGTGAAAAAGATTTTATAAGAATGAGTATGTATGTACATTGGATATGATGTTGAGTGAGTTTTATCATcccaaaagaaaaaggacagagTAAGTTATTTATTAGTACAGCCGCATCACGGAGcataaatttgcatttttgcaCTGACTCTCTACCACAAGGAACTTAACTTGAATAACACCCTTCATGTTTCCGCATTGACTAACATTGTTTTGAAATGGTGTTTTGCATGCATCATTAAAGCCAAACCTTAATTTCATCTTTGAACTGCTTGTAGCCAACGTTTGAGACAGTACTTTTACTACTGGCATTGAGgcatgtgaaaaatgtttgcCCGTCTGTGTTGTTTATTATGATGTTGGCACACgtggcattttgtttttctgtttcacaagTCTTCAGCTCAAGTTGACACACATCACATGCcctgttttgtgtgtcagtCTTAATTGTGACATAAGCCACACCCAACAAGCACAAACTTGCATTGCCATCAGGCTGGTTAAGACCACACCCATGACTGAAGTGTCTCCCTCATTTGAATAACAGAAATGAAAACCATCCAGCAAAGTCTCatagtaaaataaatactgagatcacagtacacacactactctctgttttccctcactttttcttgtaaaatgtaaaatgtattggGCTAACACAGGGGGTTTCCATCTGGGAGGCATGAAGGGAGAGACGTTAGACAAAGATACTGCGTGAGGTGAAAGGGACCGGTTCACACAGGCTgttccaaaaacaacaagaagttAGTTATTGTAGTTTAACCCGCTGAGGTGGCCCGTTGATCAGCACAGTcagcagctggagctgcagcagaggctgTCACACGGCTTATAGAGTTAATCTATCACTTAAAACCCTTAGAACCTGATTTCATAACTCGTAACTCTGTCAGATCCAAACACGAAAACATGATGCACATACTTTTAGATTCACACGTGATTCTGGGTCTGGGTTCAGGGGCCCCACAGTGTCAGACTTTTAAAACCCCTGGGCTAACACAATTACCCTCCAGCTACAGCTGGAGGGTACAGTGTTGTTTAAAGAGAGATCCAAGACAATATCAACAGAAGTACAAGCAGTCAAAGCAAAGTGTTTGCAtttctcttgtctgtctttctgctgcttcaggGAGCGATCTACGGCATGGCCCAGTCCATCCCAGACAGATCCATGGTGACGGAGATCTCCCGAGGTTTCCTGGACTGTCTCTACAGCACAGAGGTGCCCAAGACCAGCAACAGCCACATGAACGGCAACGGAAAAGCCCACTGAAGTGGTTTGGGTCCTCACGGCCCGCCCCCACCCCTGCAGGGAAATGCGCTCGCCTCCTCTCAGAGCTCTAGGTTATCCCTCAACGGTTGCCTTATTTTGCATACCTACACCATACATAAACCATCTGCAAAGATCTTTGAAGCACAAGCCATCGTCATTTTAATCAGAGGGAAATAGCTTGTAACACTGTGCCTCAGTGGCACAGAAAAGAAATGACTGGttccaaacatgttttattcatttaattagatttcactgtagttgaagtgtgtgtgtgtgtgtttgtgtgtgtgtgtgtttgtgtgtgttgttttgttttaaaagttcATTTCAATTTTATCTTTTGTTAAATGTCTGTCATAACCTCCAAttgcaaagaaaaacttttttttttaaatgcctgaTCATTTCAGCTTGCTGCCATCACAGCTTCATTATTTGTGATGActcagcaaaaacacagaccACTGAAAGCTTGTTAGAAGCGCTGTGCTGCCCTCTAGCATGACACGTGACGTACTGCTCCAGACTGGCTCTACATGTGGAGGCCTGTCGAGCGGTGTCATGTCGTCGTTATCATGTAAATGCTCcctgaaaaacagcttttttttccttttttttttatgtgaaagcACTGCGATGCCCTGACAAGAACATACCAGGTTAATCTGCAAATCACTTGAAACTGCAATTGCGATGTTATGGTAGAAGTTTGTCTGTGAGCATGAACATGCATGTCCTTGTTTGTTGGCACTTAGTATGATGACattcgttttgtttttatgtctgcatGCTAAACTGTTTGGATTTGTACACAGTGGGAGAATGATTTGAATAGTGGGAGATTTTTTGATGTCCTTTATAAAACTTAAGATTTAAACTGGGAGAGGTTGTAACCACAGCATGGATATACTGAAAGTGGGTGTTGGAATCCAAAGCTTTTCAGCctttttggttattttgttgATTGTGTTTCAGAAACGGAAAAAAAGGGCTTCCATGCAGTAGCCTGCTTGTAAAGCAAGGCAGTGAATTGTCTTCTAACAGACTGGACTGAAGGCTGTTTTCCAACCCTGGTCCTCTGTATATTATCAAGAAGCAGAAACTCAATATTTCCTCTATAGTCGAATCAGCGTAGAATCACCTGTGTACCACCTCGTTTTAATCTTTTGTCTCCTAATTCAATCTACCTCAGTTTCTAATCAATGCAAATGTCATCCATTGAATCACATTCTAACAGGGCAAACATTTCTGACACAATTTGCGAGGGCATTTGACAAACTGTACTCAGACATACTGATACTGAAAGGAAACAGATTCACTGTGATGGAGGTTTTTGATCCACGGATTTAATTTTAACCTGGGTGAAAATCATTCCCTGCCCTGTCTGAATGTGGatatattttgggaaatatccCTTCAGCAGGATGTGTACACATTTAGTTACAGGTCAACAATGTATACTGTAACACCAAAAGGACCTtgtcttgttcttttctttcataCGTTTTCCTAATATCGCTTgttgaaattctgtttttcCATGAAATGATTTCCATGTTTGTGCAATATGTAACTTTTCCTTTTACAAAGTGAAACAAAGGGTAACGCTCTGTCAATGTTTAAGAGACAAGTCATTAGAAGCATAGCATTGAAGGATATGTTATCATCCTTGTTTGTGTAATTTAACGATTTGTGGTGACCACTGGGTGTTTTATTAATCACTTAATTTGTGAGTCTGTTTTGTGACCTGTGTTTTcaaccattgttttttttttcatactgaGCAGTTTTTTTCTTAAGAGATTAGACACGAATGTATTTAGGTTCTTACATGTGCagggacccccccccccccccccccctcgtctTTCAGTCAGTGCCTGGTTAAAAGACAGAGGACAAAACTCCCCCACTAACTGATTGAAGCTCATACTACATGTATCATCATATATCCATCTATTCTTAAATATTTTGCCCAGTGACAGGGCGTCGAAACTTTTCCAACAATGACTCATCCCGTTTGCTTTGGAGAAATATCTGCAGAAATTGTGACGGTTGAATGGCCGATAAATCTCTTTAATAAAAACCTTTAATGCAAATTCCTCCTTAAGCGTGAACTGAAAGTGACTACACACTGTAACAGATTCTTTAGAGGTCTGTAGAGAAAATCTAAATTGTCTtggtttgtgttgttgcagtttgaTGACAATTATGTAGCAATAATGAGCGTTCACCTCTGTGCCTTCAGAGGGTTGAACTCATGTCATAGCAGATTTTCTCTCATCCTCAGGGAACTGGGTTCATAACAAGATCACTAAGGtcctttcacacatacacagggtgGACAAAGACCTTTAAAATATGATGCAATTAAATACATAGTCTTAATATGTTTACTTGTAGCACTGAATTGCATTATATTGTCAGGTCTTTTTGACTTTTGTCCTCCACTGTACACCGTCATCATGTGAAGTTCTGAATGTACAAGGTTTGTGTTAAATCTCTGTTCATGTCAGAGTGCATTCATGTTTAgcaaatttattttcaatttgtaAATGATCCATCGCAAACACTGTTAATCCACTCAACACAGCTGCACTGTTAGCTGCTCACAGCAGATGTCTTTAGTGTTGTATTTTCAATAAAATGCATTCAGTCTGATGTGAAGAATCTTTTTCTGGTCATTATTTAGTTACGACAGGAACAGTTTGACtgag comes from Larimichthys crocea isolate SSNF unplaced genomic scaffold, L_crocea_2.0 scaffold271, whole genome shotgun sequence and encodes:
- the sgpl1 gene encoding sphingosine-1-phosphate lyase 1 isoform X1, with protein sequence MDYWSALEVYKEMLLLYLEEGRRQINTRCADLEPWQIIGATVITTLGAVWIKGFLFQQESLISRIKKQCFRLIRKIPFIGATIQSQLDKALDDMSASLCTLKEGMSYTKQLPAKGLSQSQVLDKIREYETLNDVEWEKGCVSGAVYWGDESLTNLLVKVYGDFAWSNPLHPDIFPGVRKMEAEVVRMACTLFNGGPNSCGTVTSGGTESILMACKSYRDMAYERGIKYPEILAPVSVHAAFDKAAHYFGMKLVHIPLDKKTMKVDVKAMKRAINKNTAMLVCSAPQFPHGIIDPVEEVAKLAVRYKIPMHVDACLGGFLIVFMTKAGFPLAPFDFRLKGVTSISADTHKYGYAPKGSSVILYSDKKYRHYQYFVAPDWQGGIYASPSIAGSRPGGIIAACWATMMHMGESGYVEATKKIVSTARKMGNEIRKINGVFVFGNPEVSVVAIGSDVFDIFRLSNALTSKGWNLNTLQYPSSIHICCTVLHTQPGVADQFINVVREQVAIIMKNPKEKTTGMGAIYGMAQSIPDRSMVTEISRGFLDCLYSTEVPKTSNSHMNGNGKAH
- the sgpl1 gene encoding sphingosine-1-phosphate lyase 1 isoform X2; its protein translation is MSSESALEVYKEMLLLYLEEGRRQINTRCADLEPWQIIGATVITTLGAVWIKGFLFQQESLISRIKKQCFRLIRKIPFIGATIQSQLDKALDDMSASLCTLKEGMSYTKQLPAKGLSQSQVLDKIREYETLNDVEWEKGCVSGAVYWGDESLTNLLVKVYGDFAWSNPLHPDIFPGVRKMEAEVVRMACTLFNGGPNSCGTVTSGGTESILMACKSYRDMAYERGIKYPEILAPVSVHAAFDKAAHYFGMKLVHIPLDKKTMKVDVKAMKRAINKNTAMLVCSAPQFPHGIIDPVEEVAKLAVRYKIPMHVDACLGGFLIVFMTKAGFPLAPFDFRLKGVTSISADTHKYGYAPKGSSVILYSDKKYRHYQYFVAPDWQGGIYASPSIAGSRPGGIIAACWATMMHMGESGYVEATKKIVSTARKMGNEIRKINGVFVFGNPEVSVVAIGSDVFDIFRLSNALTSKGWNLNTLQYPSSIHICCTVLHTQPGVADQFINVVREQVAIIMKNPKEKTTGMGAIYGMAQSIPDRSMVTEISRGFLDCLYSTEVPKTSNSHMNGNGKAH